In Fusarium poae strain DAOMC 252244 chromosome Unknown contig_1, whole genome shotgun sequence, the following are encoded in one genomic region:
- a CDS encoding uncharacterized protein (SECRETED:SignalP(1-17)) produces the protein MKLFSSSIMLLASVANSMPFDERDASSLAVNLEMIGNTLVKATITNNGGSDLKLFKTGSLIDPDIQTEKAEIFQNGESIDFEGVYVEISMEDVDDTDFEALRVGQTLETTFDVGETHNLGAGGNFSLISTGSFLYALPGSNEIAGVIQFTSNTINTHVDGAAASSIHQGFALRARHILVPGCQGG, from the exons ATGAAGTTATTCTCGTCTTCCATTATGCTCCTAGCCTCTGTTGCCAACTCTATGCCATTCGACGAGAGAGATGCATCCTCCTTAGCAGTGAACCTGGAGATGATTGGCAACACGCTTGTTAAGGCGACGATCACCAACAATGGCGGATCTGATCTGAAGCTGTTCAAGACCGGTTCACTGATTGATCCTGATATCCAAACCGAGAAGGCTGAGATCTTCCAGAATG GCGAGAGCATTGACTTTGAAGGCGTTTATGTCGAAATCTCTATGGAGGACGTGGACGACACCGACTTTGAAGCTCTTCGCGTTGGGCAGACCCTTGAGACCACTTTCGATGTCGGTGAAACCCACAACCTTGGCGCCGGCGGCAACTTCTCTCTGATCTCTACTGGATCCTTCTTGTACGCTCTGCCCGGGTCCAACGAGATCGCAGGCGTGATCCAGTTTAccagcaacaccatcaacacgCACGTGGACGGTGCCGCTGCCTCCTCCATCCATCAGGGTTTCGCCCTTCGCGCACGTCACATCCTGGTGCCCGGCTGCCAGGGGGGCTAA
- a CDS encoding uncharacterized protein (SECRETED:SignalP(1-16)), which produces MKFLPVLAIFFASVLATPPGYGGGGGGSGSNFDACPGALYSQTQCCSAGVGDIVDVDCSNPTITPTSINSFKANCASIGKRARCCTIPILGLGVLCQSPDST; this is translated from the exons ATGAAGTTCCTCCCAGTTCTCGCTATCTTCTTCGCCAGCGTCCTCGCTACTCCTCCTGGTTAtggtggtggcggcggcggcagcggcagcaaTTTTGATGCCTGCCCTGGAGCTCTCTATAGCCAGACTCAGTGCTGTagtgctggtgttggtgatattgttgatgttgactgtTCCAACC CTACTATTACTCCTACAAGCATCAATAGCTTCAAGGCCAATTGTGCCAGTATTGGCAAGCGTGCCCGTTGCTGTACTATCCCTATT CTTGGACTGGGTGTTCTCTGCCAGAGCCCTGATAGCACTTAA